DNA from Candidatus Dormiibacterota bacterium:
GTCAGATCAGCACGGAGGAGTGGGGGAACGCCGTGCGCTCGGTGCAGGACGACCTCGTCCGCGAGGACGCGGCGGCGCCCCAGGAGCCGACCGAGGACACGGTCGCCATCGGCAAGGGGAGCGACGAGACGACGTTCGTGATCGCCGCGCGCGGCGAGAAATCACTCCTGCTTCGTCTCCGACTCGAGGTGGCGGGGTCGCTCGTCGGAGGGGCCGTCGCCGTGGTGGTGTTCTCGATCTCGCTTCTGACGCGCGCCGGTCTCCTGCGGGGTGGGTTCGTCTTTCCCTGGTGAGCCGCTATTTCCCTGCGGCGCCCGCGGGAACCGGACGGGTGGCGAAGCGGAAGGTCTTGAGCGGAATCTCCGCCAGGTTCTGATCCCCTTCCGTGATCGTGAACGCCCGGTCCGGCGTCACGTCCTTGAAGGTCTGCACGATCCCCGAGGTCGGCCATGTCACCCGGATTTCCGCGATCGAGCGCGCGTCGCCCAGGCCGATCTCCTGGCGCAGGGGGTTGCCGCCGAAGGAGCCGCCGCTCGTGACCGACCGGTGGATCTCGCGCGGGCCGCCGGGGGTGTCGACCACGATCCGGATGCGGCAGCCTATGGCGGCGCGGTTCGTCTTCACGCCCACGAGCTTCAGCTTGACGAAGTGGTTGCCGTGCCCCGGGTTCTCGTACAGCACGTTCCTGAAATGATCCGCCTCGTACACGCCCCCCATCACCTCATAGATGTCCTGGTCGCCGTCGTCGTCGAAATCCGCGAACGACACGCCGTGTCCCTTCTGGAGGTGGCCGAACCCGCCCGATGTCGTCACCTCCTGGAAGAACCGCCCCTCCGCGTTGCGGAACATCCGGTTGGGGATGAGCGTCCCGAGGTTCGGGTCGCCGGTGCCGACGTAGAAATCGAGCCAGCCATCGTTGTCGAGGTCGCCGTAGTTCGATCCCATGGCGTGCAGGATCTTGTAGAGATGCGCGTCGCGCGTCATGTCCTTGAAGGTGCCGTCATGCTCGTTGTGGTACAGGCGGGCGCGCTCCGCGGTGTGCGGCAGCCCCATGTAGTCGGCCGTGAAATCCTTGACGTTGTCGATGTTGTACCCGGCCACGAAGAGGTCGAGCCAGCCGTCGTTGTCGTAGTCGAAGAACCAGGTCGGGAAGCTGTAGACCGGCTCGGTGACGCCGGCCGCCGCGGCGACCTCGGTGAAGGTCCACTCCGTCGGCCCCCGGCCCCCCGGCTTCGGGCCGTCGTTGCGGTACAGGCGGTTCGGCTCCTTGCGGCAGGAGGCGTAGAGGTCCGGGCGGCCATCGTTGTTGTAGTCGCCCGCGGTCACGCCCTTCACCATGCAATCGATGGTCAGGCCCGAAAGCGCGGCGCACTCGGTGAACGTGCCGTCGCGGTTGTTGTGGTACAGCTCGCTCCGGTTGGGATCGTCCTTGGTGCTCTCGTTGCCGATGACCACGTCCAGCCAGCCGTCGTTGTCGTAGTCGAACCAGGCGGCCGTCTGCGTCGGATGGAGCGACAGCATCCCGGCCTCCTCGGTCACGTCGTCGAACGTGCCGTCGCCGTTGTTGTGCAGGAGCGAGTTCGGCAGGTGCCCCGCCTTCCCGAGCCAGCCGCCGCGCAACATCAGGACGTCCGGGCGGCCGTCGTTGTCGTAGTCGGTCTGCACGATGTTCAGGGACTGGACCTCCCCCACGAGACCCGCCTCGACGGTGCGATCGCTGAAGGTGCCGTCGGCGTTGTTGTGGAAATAACGCAGCTGACCGTGCAGGCCGGTGGACGACGCCATGATGTCGAGGTAGCCGTCGCCGTCGAAGTCCTCGGCGATCGAGCCGCCGGCGTAGTCGTCCATGTCCAGACCCAGGCCGGGCGCGATGTCGTGGAAGCGCTTGATGTCGTAATCCGAGTCGAACGCCTTCGGCGGGATCAGCCACTGCTTCGGGACCCCGTCGGGATACTCGCCGAGGGTCATCGCGGCGATGTTCATCCACCAGCGGGCCGACTGATCGTCGGGGTTCTGCTTCATCTCCTCCAGCAGGACCGCCATCGCCTCGCGCGAGCCCTCGGGCCGGGCGTGGATTCCCCCGCCCATGATCGGCATGAGGCACGACTCGGTGTTGTGGTGCAGCTGGCAGTTCTCCTGCTCGCCGAGACGCAGGTACGCGATCGCCAGGTGGTGACGCAGGAAGGTGCTGTTCTTCGGGCTGAGCTCATTCGTGCCGCCGGCGGTCGAGAAGCGCTTCAGGTCCATGAGCGCCTGGATCGCCTCCCGGGTCTTGCCGGCGTTCAGGAGCTCCGTCGCGTAGCGCGGCATCAGCTCGAGATAGTCGCGCGGGGCGAGGGTCGTCTCGATCATGGGGTGCAGGTCCTCGGCCCTCTCGCTGTTGCGCCACGGATAGTCCTTCGGCTGCGTGGTGCGGGCGATGGTGTTGAGTCGATCGGCCATCCGGCGCACCCCGTCGCCGTGCTTCGCCGCAGTGGGCGCGAGGGGGCCCCTCGAGCAGGCGGCGACGAGGACGAGGCCGACCGCCGTGAATCCGGGACGAAATGGCCGCATGCCGCTACTATGCCGCGGGGGTGGGCCCCCGGGCAACTCCTACTTCGGCTCGAAGATGATCGGCAGGCCGTTGCGCGGGCTGCCGATCATGACCACCTTGGCGTTCGTGCTGGTCGCGACCTTCTCGGTCGCCTCGATCCCCTTCCACTCCAGAAGCGCCGGGCTGATCCCCTGCGCCACGATGCGCTGGAAGTCGGCGATCCCCTGCGCCTCGATCCGCTTGCGCTCCGCCTCCTGCTTCTCCTTCTGGAGAACGAACGTCATTCTGAGCGCGTCCTGCTCGGCCTGCTGTTTTCCTTCGATCGACTGCTTGAGCATCAGCGGGAGCTGGATGTCGCGCAGGAGCACGCTCTCGATGATGACGCCGCGCGGCCCCAGCCGCTCCTCCAGCTCCTTCTGCACCTGCTTGGCGACCTCCTCGCGCGCCCCCGTGTAAAGCGCGTTGGCGTTGTGGGCCGACGTGGCGGTGCGGATGGCCGAGCGCAACGTCGGCTCGACGACCACGTCCAGGTAGCCCGGGCCGACCTTCTTGTAGATCTCGGCCGCCATCACGGGGTCGAGCCGGAACAGAAGAGAGGTGTCGAGGGTGATGATCAGTCCCTCCTCGGACGGAACGCTGGCGGTCTCCTTCAGCTCCACCGTCCGGATCGCCATCCGGTTCACCGTCTTGAACGGAAAGATGAGATGCGTCCCTTCCGGAAGAACCTGGCCCGTCACCCGTCCGAAGAGCGTCACGACCCCGACGTGCCCCGCCGGCACGTAGGCGACGGACGCCAGGAGCGCGACCACGGCGAGCCCGCCCACGACCAGCGTGGCGACGGCGCGCGGCAGCCAGCTGTTCTTGCGTGACATGTAGATCTCGCGTGGATCGGCCATGGTGTCCTCCTGTCCTCTCTTCCTCTGTGAACGGCGCGGTGCTGGGGGGATTCTATCCGAGGGAGGAGCGGTGGGCCGCGCCCTGCCCCGCCGGGCACGGGTCCGGCTCGCTGCGCGACCCTCCCCTCTCTTCGCCTCGCGCCCTCCCACCGCGCACAAGCACGCGCGGTGGGTCCCGGGGCGCGAGGTCTCAGAAGGCCCGGCGCGGCAGGGCGCGGCCCACCGCTCCTCGGCACGGGTTGCGACCCGACTCGGCGCTGGAACGGCTCAGACGAGGGGTAGAATCGCGGTCGTTGTCGACGGGGTGGGATCGAGGGACAAAAACTATGGCTGGGTTGCTGTCTCGGGAGCGGATCGTTGCGCCGGCGGGGTTCAACCGGTGGCTGGTGCCGCCGGCTGCGCTGGCGATCCACCTTTGTATCGGGCAGGCGTATGCCATCAGCGTGTTCAACCTTCCGCTCAGCCGAGCGATCGGCATCACGCAGCCGGCCGCCTCGGACTGGAAGCTGACGACGCTCGGGTGGATCTACACGCTCGCCATCGTGTTCCTGGGGCTGTCGGCCGCGTTCGCCGGCACCTGGCTGGAGCGCGCCGGGCCGCGCAAGGTGGGGGTGGTCGCGGCCTGCTGCTGGGGCGGCGGGTTCCTGATCGCAGCGCTCGGAGTCCACCTGCACCGGATCGTCCTCATCTACCTGGGATACGGGGTCATCGGCGGATGCGGGCTGGGACTCGGCTACGTGTCGCCGGTCTCGACGCTCATCAAGTGGTTCCCCGACCGGCGCGGCATGGCGACCGGGATGGCGATCATGGGGTTCGGCGGCGGCGCCTTGATCGCCGCCCCCCTGTCCGACGCGCTCATGGGCCGCTTCGCATCCGCCTCATCGGTCGGCGTCGCCCCGACGTTCGTGGTGATGGGTCTCGTCTACTTCGTCGCGATGCTCGCGGGAGCGCTCGCCTTCCGCATCCCGCCGCCTCATTGGACGCCCGCCGGATGGACGCCCCCGGCGAGCCGTCAGGCGCACGTCGCGCGCGGCCACGTGCACGTGGACAAGGCGGTCAGGACGCCGCAGTTCGCGCTTTTGTGGGCCGTGCTCTGTCTCAACGTGACGGCCGGTATCGGGGTGCTGGGGCAGGCCTCGCCGATGATCCAGGAGATCTTCAAGGGAAGGGTCTCCGCTTCGGCCGCCGCCGGGTTCGTCGGGCTCCTCAGCCTGTTCAACATCGGAGGCCGGATCGTCTGGGCCTCGCTGTCCGACTTCCTCGGGCGCAGGCGGACCTATTTCATCTTCTTCGCGCTCGGCGCCGCGCTGTACGCCACCGTCCCGTTCACCGGGCGCGCCGGCAGCGTGCCGCTGTTCGTCGCCTGCGTCTGCCTGATCCTGACGATGTACGGAGGCGGCTTCGCCACCATCCCGGCCTACCTGGCCGACCTCTTCGGCACGCAGTTCGTGGGCGCCATCCACGGCCGCCTGCTGACCGCGTGGTCTGTGGCCGGTGTCCTCGGCCCGGTGCTCGTCAACTACATCAGGCAGCTCCAGATCGATCGCGGTGTTGTGAAGGCGGATGCTTACAACCTGACGATGTACATCATGACCGGAATCCTTCTCCTCGGCTTCCTGTGCAATTTCGCCATCCGGCGCGTCTCGGAGCACAACTACATGACGCCCCACGAGCTCGAGGCCGAGCAGAGCGTGCTGCGCCGATCGGCGGCCGGGGCGGCCGCCTCGGCGGTGCCTGTCGACGCCCCGACCGCGGGGACAATGGCACCGGCGCGCCTGCTCGTGGCGGCTCTCGCCTGGCTGCTCGTCGGCGCGCCGCTCGCCTGGGGGATCGGGTCGACGCTCCGCAAGGCCCTGCAGCTGTTCCGCTGAACCCCGCGCCGCGTCGATGCTACAATCCCCGGGCGCATGGGGAGGGAGCGATTGGCGAAGAAGTCCAGGGCGGCCAGGGCCGAACCGGCGAGGACCTCTCCCAAGGCGAAGGCAAAAGCCGGGAGCGGGAAGGCGCGCGGCAAGGTCGTCCAGATGGACCTGTTCCGCGAGGAGACCGCCCAGGCGGGATCCGCGAAGACCTCCGCCCGTCAGCCCAGGTCCCACGCCTCCCGATCGAAACCTGCCGCGAAGGCGATCCCGGCGCCGGATGCTGAGGTCGCGCAACCCTCCCCGGCGGTCGCCGCCTCGAAGACGCCCGCCGCTCCGGCCCGCAGGCGCGAGACCGCCGAGACGATGGGCCGGCGGCAGCGTGAGATCTCGGTCGCCGAGTTCTTCCAGAAGAACCGCCATCTCCTCGGCTTCGACAATCCGGCCAAGGCGCTTCTGACGGCGACCAAGGAGGCGGTCGACAACTCGCTCGACGCCTGCGAGGAGGCCGGTCTCCTGCCGGAGATCGATGTCGTCATCGAAGAGCTGGCCGAGGACCGCTTCCGCCTGTCGATCACCGACAACGGCCCGGGGATCGTGCGCAACCAGGTCGCCAAGGTGTTCGGGAAGCTCCTGTACGGATCGAAGTTCCACGTCCTGCGGCAGAGCCGCGGCCAGCAGGGGATCGGCATCTCGGCCGCCGGGATGTACGCCCAGCTCACCACCGGACAACCCGTGAAGATCACCTCGCGCACCGGGAAGGGGAAGCCGGCCCACTTCTTCGAGATCCAGATCGACACGACGCGCAACGAGCCGAAGGTGCTGACCGACAGAGAGGTCGAGTGGGACAAGGAGCACGGCACGCGCGTCGAGATGGACCTCGCGGGCACCTACAAGAAGGGACGCCGGTCGGTGGACGACTACGTCATGCAGTCGGCGCTGGCCAACCCGCACGCCACGGTGCATTACAAGCCGCCCAAGGGGGACGAGTTCCACCGTGAGCGGCTGACCAAGGAGCTGCCGCGCGAGCCTCTGGCGATCAAGCCGCACCCGTACGGTGTCGAGCTGGGGGTGCTCATCTCGATGCTGCGCGACACCAAGGGGCGCACGCTGAAGACGGCGTTGCAGACCGACTTCTCGCGCGTGTCCGCCAACGTGGCGGAGGAGATCTGCAAGGCCGCCGGTCTCAACCCCGGGATGAGGCCGCGCTCGCTGGGCGTCGATCAGGTCGAAGCGCTGTTCCGCGCCATCCCGAAGGTCAAGGTGATGGCGCCGCCGACCAACAGTATCGTGCCGATAGGCGAAGAGCTCATCCTCGAGGGGCTGAAGCAGGCGGTCAAGGCGGATTTCTACGCCTCGACCACCCGCCCGCCGGCGGTCTACCGCGGCAACCCGTTCGTCGTCGAGGCCGGCCTGGCTTACGGCGGCGACCTGCCCGGCGAGGAGCTCGTCGACCTGTGGCGCTTCGCCAACCGCGTCCCGCTGCAGTACCAGCAGTCGGCCTGCGCCATCACCCGCGGCGCCCTCACCACCGACTGGCGGAACTACGGCCTGCAGCAGGGGAAGGGGGCGCTGCCCGTCGGCCCGATGATCCTGTTCGTCCACGTCGCCAGCGTCTGGGTGCCGTTCACCTCCGAGAGCAAGGAGGCGATCGCCTCCTATCCCGAGATCATCCGCGAGCTGAAGCTCGGGCTTCAGGAGGTGGGGCGCCGCCTCGGCGGCTTCCTGCGTCACCGGCAGCGCCTGGCCGAGGCCGAGAAGAAGCGCTCGTACATCGAGTCGTACATCCCGCACATCGGCATCGCGCTCCGGGAGATCCTCGGCCTGTCGAAGGCGGAGGAGGACAAGATCGTCAGGACCCTCACCGACACGCTCGAGAAGAGCCGGATTCCATGACCGACACCAACGCGCGCTTCGTGGGATCGATTCCGGAGAACTACGACCGCCATCTCGGGCCGGTCCTGTTCGAGCCGTACGCGCGCGACCTGGCGCGCCGCCTCGAAGTGAAGGATGGGGCACGGGTCCTCGAGGTCGCCTGCGGCACCGGGATCGTCACGCGCCATCTGGCCGATCGCCTGCCGCCCCGGGGCCGCCTCGTGGCCACCGACCTCAACGAGCCGATGCTGGAGCACGCGCGCCGGAAAATCCCCGAGACGAAGCCGGTCGAGTGGCGCCAGGCGGACGCCTGCGCTCTGCCTTTTCCCGACGCGTCGTTCGAGGCGGTCGTCTGCCAGTTCGGATTGATGTTCGTGCCGGACAAGCCGAAAGCGGTCCGCGAGGCGCGGCGCGTGCTGGCGCAGGGGGGGCGCCTCCTGCTGAGCGTCTGGGACTCGCTCGACCGGAACCGCTTCGCCCGGCTGGCGCACGAGACGCTGCTGCGCTACTTTCCCAAGGATCCGCCGACGTTCTACGAGGTGCCGTTTTCGCTGCACGACCGCCCGGCGCTGCGGGCGCTCTTCTCGGACGACGACTGGAGCGAGACGCGTCTCGACGAGGTGGGGCTCGAGGGACAGAGCCCATCCTCGGTCGACCTGGCGACCGGTCTCATCGAGGGGAACCCGGTCGGCGCCGGGATCCGCGAGCGCGGCGGGGTCGACACGCGGACGATCATCGAGGCCGTCGCCGCCTCCCTGGCGCGCGAGTTCGGCGACCGTCCGGTGCGTCTGCCGCTGCACGCCCTGGTCGCGAGCGCGCGGGCGGGCACGGCCGCGAAGGCATAAAGGAGAAAGAAGCCGATGGCCTCAGCGACAGTCAAGAAGATCGAGAGCACCGCCGAGGAGGTCCGCAGGACCATCCTCAAGCGCCAGAAGCCGCGCCTGCGCTTTCCGCTCCGCAGCCTGTCGAACGTCAAGTACGATCCGAAGAAGGGATACTTCGAGATGCGCGGCCGCAAGAAGGAGCGGACGCTGACCGTCTCGACCGTGAAGACGTTCGCGCAGACCCTGCGCATGATGGCGCTTTCGAAGGAGCTGGTGGCGCAGGACGACATCGCCACCAAGAGGGAGGCGTACTACGTCTCCAAGAACTGGGAGGACGCGCGCTTCCTGGAGCAGACCGAGTCGGACGCCGTCATGGACGACGTCGAGGCCCTGTTCGAGGTCAACCGCGAGCAGATCGGCTTCGTGCCGGAGGAGAAGGGCGGAGAGATCTCCGGCAAGCTGTTCATCGTCGACAAGGACAGCGAGACCGGCAAGCCCCTGCGCATCGACTGCACCAAGTTCGGCTCCGGCGCCTACTCGATCCCGATCTCGGTCGAGCACCTGAAGTTCGAGACCGACGCCGAATTCATCCTGGTGATCGAGACCGCCGGCATGTTCCAGCGCCTGGTCAAGCACAAGTACTGGAAGACAGCGAACTGCGTCCTCGTGTCCATGGGAGGCGTGCCCACGCGGGCGTGCCGGAGGTTCATCCGCCGCCTGGCCGACTTCAAGAAGATCCCCGTCTACGTGTTCGTGGACGGCGACCCGTACGGCATCTCCAACATCTACAGGACGCTCAAGGTCGGCTCCGGCAACGCCGCGCACCTGAACGAATACTTCTGCGTCCCCCAGGCGCGCTACCTCGGGATCACGCCCCAGGACATCGTCGACTACAAGCTCCCCACCCACCCTCTCAAGGACGTGGACATCAAGCGCGCCCGCGACGCCATCAAGAACGACCCGTTCTTCCAGCACCACAAGGACTGGGTCGCCGCGGTGGAGCACCTTCTCAAGATGGGGGTGCGCGCCGAGCAGCAGGCTCTCGCCAAGTGGGGCCTGAACTACGTCATCGATACCTACCTGCCGGAGAAGCTGAAGAAGCCGGAGAAGTTCCTGCCGTAGACGGCGACTCTTTTCTCGAGTTCTCCCTGGCGCGCGCCACGAGCGCGTCGAAGGCCGGAGTGCCTCGCAGCGGCTTCAGGTCGGAGTCCTTCGCCATCACCTCCCAATGCGAGTACCCGTGCGCCACGGCCTGCCCGAGCCAGTCGAGGGCCGACGTGCGGTTGCCACGCAGGACGGACATGCACCCCAGGTTGTAGAGCGTGTTCGTCGTGTCGGGGTGGTTCTCCCCCAGCACGCGGCGTCCCCTCTCGAGCGACTCGCGGAACAGCGCCTCGGCCTCGGTGTAGCGGCCCTCGGACGAGTACACGTTCGCGAGATTGTTCATGCTCGTGAGCGTGCTCGGATGATCCTCGCCCAGGACCCGCCTCTCCCTCTCGAGGTTGTCGCGATAGAGCGGTTCGGCGTCGGCGTAGCGCCCCCGGTCGTCGAGCAGGACGGCGAGATCGTTCGTCGCCTTGAACGTCAGCGGATGGTCGTCGCCCAGGAGACGTCGCAGTCTTTCCCGGCTATCCCGATGCAGCGCTTCGGCCTCGGCGTACCGCCCCTGGCGCTCGTACACGTTGGCGAGGGAGGTGATGTTCCTGAGGGTGACGGAATTCTCCTCACCGAGGACCCGCCGGATTTTTTCGATCGCCGTGCGGTACAGCATCTCGGCGTCGGCGTAGCGCCGCTCCTCGTAATAAACGCCCGCCAGGTCGACCATGCTGTCGAGAGTGTCCGGATGATCCTCCCCCAGGACACGGCGACGCACCTCGAGCACCTGGCGTTCGAGCCTCTCTGCCTGCTCGAAGCGTCCCTGCAGCCGGTCGATCAAGGCGAGACCGGCCATGACGCACAGCGTCTCGGGGTGCTCTTCTCCCAGGAGGCGACGGCGCGTCTCGAGGATGCGGTCGTCGAGCTTCTCGGCCTCCGCGCGGCGGCCCAGGTTCACATAGAGCAGCGCGAGGTCGTACATCGCCGCGAGGGTGTCCGGATGCTCGTCCCCCAGGAGCCGCCGCCGCGTCGCAACCGATTGTTCCAGGATCGGCAGCGCTTTTGGATACAGGCCGAGGTTCGCGTACACCTTCCCCATGGTCTGCATCAGCCGCGCCTGGACCTCCGGCTCGTCCGCCAGCTCCTTGCCGATCTTCTCGAGCCCGCTGTCGAGAATCTCACGGACCTTGATCGAGTTCCCGCGGGTTTCATCGGGGTCCGACACCTTGAACAAGCCGGTCAGGAAGTCCGAGACCCGCTCCGCCGTCGTCGCCTCGCGATTCGCGCGGTCGCGCTCCGTGGCGATGCGGCGGGCCTGCAACGTCATCGCGATTGCGAATCCCACGAGCAGGACGAGGAGGGCTCCGGCGGCGGCGACGGGAATCTTGTGCCGTGCTACGAGCGTGCGGATCAGGTAGGCGGCGCTCGGGGGGCGGGCGAGGATCGGCCGGCCGTCGAGGTAGCGCGCGACGTCCTCATCGAGCGCGGCGACGCCCGGGTAGCGCCGGCCCGGCTCCTTCTCGAGCGCCTTGTTGACGATGACCGTGAGGTCGTGATCGAACCGCGCCCCACTGCCCGCGGCGGACCCGAGCGGGAGCGGCGCTTCCTCGCAAACGATCCGGGCCGCCTCGGTGATTTCCAGCCCCTCCAGATCGTAGGGCAACCGGCCTGTCAGCATGCGGTACAG
Protein-coding regions in this window:
- a CDS encoding serine/threonine-protein kinase; amino-acid sequence: MTSLPDPDRWPVIAPILAEALDLPPEQRAPFLDRACAGDSALRREIEELLRADERAGDFLGAPVDLTGVAVPDDDGAGGDPPSASGSTIGPYRVVREIGRGGMGVVYEAEQKSPRRPVALKVILGGRHVDAEAVRMFRRETDSLARLKHPSIAAIYESGSTGEGQHFFAMELVQGRSLSEYLDERGPARSRSDVRLRLALFRKICAAVAYAHQRGVIHLDLKPSNILVLEAPGGEVPEIKVLDFGLARITDPDAQGATAVTAFGRVQGTLPYMSPEQVRGRRDEVDVRSDVYALGVILYRMLTGRLPYDLEGLEITEAARIVCEEAPLPLGSAAGSGARFDHDLTVIVNKALEKEPGRRYPGVAALDEDVARYLDGRPILARPPSAAYLIRTLVARHKIPVAAAGALLVLLVGFAIAMTLQARRIATERDRANREATTAERVSDFLTGLFKVSDPDETRGNSIKVREILDSGLEKIGKELADEPEVQARLMQTMGKVYANLGLYPKALPILEQSVATRRRLLGDEHPDTLAAMYDLALLYVNLGRRAEAEKLDDRILETRRRLLGEEHPETLCVMAGLALIDRLQGRFEQAERLERQVLEVRRRVLGEDHPDTLDSMVDLAGVYYEERRYADAEMLYRTAIEKIRRVLGEENSVTLRNITSLANVYERQGRYAEAEALHRDSRERLRRLLGDDHPLTFKATNDLAVLLDDRGRYADAEPLYRDNLERERRVLGEDHPSTLTSMNNLANVYSSEGRYTEAEALFRESLERGRRVLGENHPDTTNTLYNLGCMSVLRGNRTSALDWLGQAVAHGYSHWEVMAKDSDLKPLRGTPAFDALVARARENSRKESPSTAGTSPASSASPAGRYR
- a CDS encoding CRTAC1 family protein, with the translated sequence MRPFRPGFTAVGLVLVAACSRGPLAPTAAKHGDGVRRMADRLNTIARTTQPKDYPWRNSERAEDLHPMIETTLAPRDYLELMPRYATELLNAGKTREAIQALMDLKRFSTAGGTNELSPKNSTFLRHHLAIAYLRLGEQENCQLHHNTESCLMPIMGGGIHARPEGSREAMAVLLEEMKQNPDDQSARWWMNIAAMTLGEYPDGVPKQWLIPPKAFDSDYDIKRFHDIAPGLGLDMDDYAGGSIAEDFDGDGYLDIMASSTGLHGQLRYFHNNADGTFSDRTVEAGLVGEVQSLNIVQTDYDNDGRPDVLMLRGGWLGKAGHLPNSLLHNNGDGTFDDVTEEAGMLSLHPTQTAAWFDYDNDGWLDVVIGNESTKDDPNRSELYHNNRDGTFTECAALSGLTIDCMVKGVTAGDYNNDGRPDLYASCRKEPNRLYRNDGPKPGGRGPTEWTFTEVAAAAGVTEPVYSFPTWFFDYDNDGWLDLFVAGYNIDNVKDFTADYMGLPHTAERARLYHNEHDGTFKDMTRDAHLYKILHAMGSNYGDLDNDGWLDFYVGTGDPNLGTLIPNRMFRNAEGRFFQEVTTSGGFGHLQKGHGVSFADFDDDGDQDIYEVMGGVYEADHFRNVLYENPGHGNHFVKLKLVGVKTNRAAIGCRIRIVVDTPGGPREIHRSVTSGGSFGGNPLRQEIGLGDARSIAEIRVTWPTSGIVQTFKDVTPDRAFTITEGDQNLAEIPLKTFRFATRPVPAGAAGK
- a CDS encoding DNA topoisomerase VI subunit B; amino-acid sequence: MAKKSRAARAEPARTSPKAKAKAGSGKARGKVVQMDLFREETAQAGSAKTSARQPRSHASRSKPAAKAIPAPDAEVAQPSPAVAASKTPAAPARRRETAETMGRRQREISVAEFFQKNRHLLGFDNPAKALLTATKEAVDNSLDACEEAGLLPEIDVVIEELAEDRFRLSITDNGPGIVRNQVAKVFGKLLYGSKFHVLRQSRGQQGIGISAAGMYAQLTTGQPVKITSRTGKGKPAHFFEIQIDTTRNEPKVLTDREVEWDKEHGTRVEMDLAGTYKKGRRSVDDYVMQSALANPHATVHYKPPKGDEFHRERLTKELPREPLAIKPHPYGVELGVLISMLRDTKGRTLKTALQTDFSRVSANVAEEICKAAGLNPGMRPRSLGVDQVEALFRAIPKVKVMAPPTNSIVPIGEELILEGLKQAVKADFYASTTRPPAVYRGNPFVVEAGLAYGGDLPGEELVDLWRFANRVPLQYQQSACAITRGALTTDWRNYGLQQGKGALPVGPMILFVHVASVWVPFTSESKEAIASYPEIIRELKLGLQEVGRRLGGFLRHRQRLAEAEKKRSYIESYIPHIGIALREILGLSKAEEDKIVRTLTDTLEKSRIP
- a CDS encoding OFA family MFS transporter codes for the protein MAGLLSRERIVAPAGFNRWLVPPAALAIHLCIGQAYAISVFNLPLSRAIGITQPAASDWKLTTLGWIYTLAIVFLGLSAAFAGTWLERAGPRKVGVVAACCWGGGFLIAALGVHLHRIVLIYLGYGVIGGCGLGLGYVSPVSTLIKWFPDRRGMATGMAIMGFGGGALIAAPLSDALMGRFASASSVGVAPTFVVMGLVYFVAMLAGALAFRIPPPHWTPAGWTPPASRQAHVARGHVHVDKAVRTPQFALLWAVLCLNVTAGIGVLGQASPMIQEIFKGRVSASAAAGFVGLLSLFNIGGRIVWASLSDFLGRRRTYFIFFALGAALYATVPFTGRAGSVPLFVACVCLILTMYGGGFATIPAYLADLFGTQFVGAIHGRLLTAWSVAGVLGPVLVNYIRQLQIDRGVVKADAYNLTMYIMTGILLLGFLCNFAIRRVSEHNYMTPHELEAEQSVLRRSAAGAAASAVPVDAPTAGTMAPARLLVAALAWLLVGAPLAWGIGSTLRKALQLFR
- a CDS encoding methyltransferase domain-containing protein, whose translation is MTDTNARFVGSIPENYDRHLGPVLFEPYARDLARRLEVKDGARVLEVACGTGIVTRHLADRLPPRGRLVATDLNEPMLEHARRKIPETKPVEWRQADACALPFPDASFEAVVCQFGLMFVPDKPKAVREARRVLAQGGRLLLSVWDSLDRNRFARLAHETLLRYFPKDPPTFYEVPFSLHDRPALRALFSDDDWSETRLDEVGLEGQSPSSVDLATGLIEGNPVGAGIRERGGVDTRTIIEAVAASLAREFGDRPVRLPLHALVASARAGTAAKA
- a CDS encoding DNA topoisomerase IV subunit A, yielding MASATVKKIESTAEEVRRTILKRQKPRLRFPLRSLSNVKYDPKKGYFEMRGRKKERTLTVSTVKTFAQTLRMMALSKELVAQDDIATKREAYYVSKNWEDARFLEQTESDAVMDDVEALFEVNREQIGFVPEEKGGEISGKLFIVDKDSETGKPLRIDCTKFGSGAYSIPISVEHLKFETDAEFILVIETAGMFQRLVKHKYWKTANCVLVSMGGVPTRACRRFIRRLADFKKIPVYVFVDGDPYGISNIYRTLKVGSGNAAHLNEYFCVPQARYLGITPQDIVDYKLPTHPLKDVDIKRARDAIKNDPFFQHHKDWVAAVEHLLKMGVRAEQQALAKWGLNYVIDTYLPEKLKKPEKFLP
- a CDS encoding prohibitin family protein, translating into MADPREIYMSRKNSWLPRAVATLVVGGLAVVALLASVAYVPAGHVGVVTLFGRVTGQVLPEGTHLIFPFKTVNRMAIRTVELKETASVPSEEGLIITLDTSLLFRLDPVMAAEIYKKVGPGYLDVVVEPTLRSAIRTATSAHNANALYTGAREEVAKQVQKELEERLGPRGVIIESVLLRDIQLPLMLKQSIEGKQQAEQDALRMTFVLQKEKQEAERKRIEAQGIADFQRIVAQGISPALLEWKGIEATEKVATSTNAKVVMIGSPRNGLPIIFEPK